From Glycine max cultivar Williams 82 chromosome 11, Glycine_max_v4.0, whole genome shotgun sequence, the proteins below share one genomic window:
- the LOC100306028 gene encoding uncharacterized protein produces MCPLRFILIFLSATLAGFFVLRNLRSQPQIEEGDAVVPPNPKISDSSDASSNVTSKLRAVVESGFWTFVDMASGRYLWRHLVCNSSKRS; encoded by the exons atgtgtCCTCTGCGATTCATTCTGATATTCTTGTCCGCAACCCTCGCCGGTTTTTTCGTTCTCAGAAACCTCAGATCTCAGCCTCAAATTGAAGAAGGCGACGCTGTTGTTCCTCCCAACCCTAAAATCTCAGACTCCTCCGACGCTTCCTCAAATGTAACTTCCAAG CTTCGCGCTGTGGTAGAGTCTGGGTTCTGGACCTTCGTGGATATGGCTAGTGGCCGTTATCTTTGGAGGCATTTGGTCTGTAATTCTTCCAAGAGATCGTGA
- the LOC100801307 gene encoding uncharacterized protein, which translates to MRKRKVASVIEEEESVQNHGHNNQNENEDCEGNGFFACYLLTSLSPRFKGHTYIGFTVNPRRRIRQHNGEIGCGAWRTKKRRPWEMVLCIYGFPTNVSALQFEWAWQHPVESLAVRKAAVEFKSLSGIANKIKLAYTMLTLPSWQSMNITVNFFSTKYMKHCAGCPSLPVHMKTKFGSLDELPCYNKGIDGLSENEDDTIDEVQFDDNNISTSGSVPDVSDDLVTPDSPQNPNDGDKISEAFEWNKESEAREPPLGNSFASQEQSQLFSSTTPLTMKSSSTTSLQRAEIIEEDDFMSVMNKSDADLSQPEPEQSGATTLVANKNRDVGRTFVVPHETEIIDLSTPSPSCRSVLDRKKRRVSSSVGTDFIDLTNSPNFIEL; encoded by the exons ATGCGGAAGAGAAAGGTTGCATCTGtgattgaagaagaagaaagtgtgCAAAACCATGGCCATAATAACCAAAACGAAAACGAGGATTGTGAAGGAAATGGGTTCTTTGCTTGCTACCTATTGACCTCTCTCAGCCCCCGCTTCAAAGGCCACACTTACATCGG ATTCACAGTGAATCCGAGGCGCCGGATCAGGCAACACAATGGGGAAATTGGGTGTGGAGCTTGGAGAACGAAGAAGAGGAGGCCTTGGGAGATGGTTTTGTGTATCTATGGCTTCCCAACAAATGTCTCAGCTCTTCAG TTTGAATGGGCTTGGCAGCACCCTGTTGAATCATTGGCTGTAAGGAAGGCAGCTGTGGAATTTAAATCCCTCTCTGGAATTGCCAACAAGATTAAACTTGCATACACAATGCTCACCCTTCCATCCTGGCAGAG CATGAATATCACTGTGAACTTCTTCTCCACTAAGTACATGAAACACTGTGCTGGTTGCCCGAGCTTGCCAGTGCACATGAAGACCAAGTTTGGCTCACTGGATGAACTTCCATGTTATAATAAAGGCATTGATGGTTTGTCAGAGAATGAAGATGATACTATTGATGAAGTAcaatttgatgataataatattagTACTAGTGGTTCTGTTCCAGATGTGAGCGATGATTTAGTCACTCCTGATTCACCCCAAAATCCAAATGACGGGGACAAGATTAGTGAAGCATTTGAGTGGAACAAAGAATCTGAAGCAAGAGAACCTCCACTAGGTAATTCATTTGCTTCACAAGAGCAGAGCCAACTGTTTAGTTCTACAACGCCACTGACAATGAaatcatcatcaacaacttcaTTACAAAGAGCTGAGATTATTGAAGAAGACGATTTTATGAGTGTGATGAATAAGAGTGATGCTGATTTGAGTCAACCAGAACCAGAGCAATCAGGTGCTACTACATTGGTAGCCAATAAAAATCGAGATGTCGGCCGCACATTTGTTGTGCCCCATGAAACTGAAATTATCGATTTGTCAACCCCCTCTCCTAGTTGCA